One region of Thunnus thynnus chromosome 14, fThuThy2.1, whole genome shotgun sequence genomic DNA includes:
- the LOC137196976 gene encoding C-X-C motif chemokine 11-like encodes MKLYFQSVCQIALLVLCCVMITVRESDSAFVPGRCLCPQTQPGVRGQLVELAVYPKSPSCNKFTVIVTLKSNNEPVCLNPDQRMGKQLIRCWNRAHKLGRDVKLCLKKSRRRGRGQRPQQRSQGHSRRASSSNSQ; translated from the exons ATGAAgctttattttcagtcagtctgtcagatCGCCCTCCTGGTGCTCTGCTGTGTAATGATCACAG TGAGAGAGTCAGACAGCGCGTTTGTCCCGGGAAgatgtttgtgtccacagacACAGCCGGGTGTCAGAGGGCAACTTGTGGAGCTCGCGGTCTACCCCAAAAGCCCAAGCTGTAACAAATTCACAGTCAT AGTGACGCTGAAGAGCAACAATGAGCCAGTGTGTCTGAATCCAGACCAACGGATGGGCAAACAGCTGATTCGCTGCTGGAATAG GGCTCATAAACTGGGTCGTGATGTGAAGCTGTGCCTGAAGAAGAGtaggaggagaggcagaggcCAGCGCCCTCAGCAGAGGAGCCAAGGTCACAGCAGGAGGGCCTCCTCCTCTAACTCCCAATAG